The following DNA comes from Frankia casuarinae.
CGAGCAGGGAACGGCCCGCGGCGATCGTCCGGATGGCCCCGACCAGGTCCGTGCCCCTGATCTGCTTGAGCAGGTAGCCGGCGGCCCCGGCCATGATGGCGGCGAACAGGGCGTCATCGTCGTCGTAGGAGGTGAGGATCAGGCAGCCGATCTCGGGGTGCGCCGAGCGCAGATCCCGGCAGACGTCGATACCGTTGCCGTCCTCGAGGCGGGCGTCGAGCACGGCCACGTCCGGCCTCGTCGCCGGGATCCGGCGCAGTGCCTCCGCCGCGGTGGACGCCTCTCCGACGACCTCGATGTCACCGTTCTCGGAGAGCATCTCGCGGATGCCACGCCGGACGATCTCATGATCGTCCAGGAGGAAGACCCGTACGGTGCTCACGGTGCCGACGATACTCACGGTGCCGACGATACCGTCCATGGTCGTCGCCCGAACCGGTTCGGCATGGTGCCGGGAGGGTGCGCGGGTGCGGGCGGGCCCGTTGCGGGCCCGTTCGAGCCGTCCGGCTCACCCGGGTGAACCCGCCCGCGTGAGCGCACCGCCCCCGGCCTGGGGCCCGCAGCGGCTGGCGACCGCACAACCGGTGAGAGCCGGCGGCTACCCGAGATGGTTACCCGAGGCGGGCGACGCCGCCGTAGACACTGACCTCGGCATCGGTCGGCCCCTCGCCCTCGGCGGCGGGCTCCTCCGGCCGCCACCGATGGACCATCTCCACCCCGGGATCGATGAGCTCCAGGCCGGCGAAGAACCGTTCCACTTCGGCCCGGGTGCGCTGCTGCCCGGGGATGCCCCGGGAGCGGTACGTGATGAAGAGCTGCTCCATGCTGGGGTTGACGTCGGCGGTGGCGTGGGTGAGCGCCAGATAACTGCCCGATGGCAGGGCCGCCAGCAGCCGGCCGAGGATGCCGTAGGGGTCATCCGCGTCGGGGATGAAATGGAAGATCGCGATCATGGACAGGGCGACCGGCTGAGTCAGGTCGAGGGTGTCGCGCAGTTCCGGGGCGGCCAGAATGCGCTCCGGGTCGCGCAGATCCGCGTCGAGGTAGGCGGTGCGGCCCTCGGGGGTGCTGGCGAGCAGGGCCCGGGCGTGGGCGAGCACGATCGGGTCGTTGTCGGTGTAGACGATCCGGGCGTCGGGGGCGATG
Coding sequences within:
- a CDS encoding SAM-dependent methyltransferase; the encoded protein is MTSADRHDPEVGQWWKSLAEERSPVDLRTDQPHAARMYDYFLGGKDNFPVDREAAEQARAAFPGASIAAVENRAFLRRATRFLATEVGIRQFLDIGTGIPTSPNLHEVAQGIAPDARIVYTDNDPIVLAHARALLASTPEGRTAYLDADLRDPERILAAPELRDTLDLTQPVALSMIAIFHFIPDADDPYGILGRLLAALPSGSYLALTHATADVNPSMEQLFITYRSRGIPGQQRTRAEVERFFAGLELIDPGVEMVHRWRPEEPAAEGEGPTDAEVSVYGGVARLG
- a CDS encoding response regulator encodes the protein MSTVRVFLLDDHEIVRRGIREMLSENGDIEVVGEASTAAEALRRIPATRPDVAVLDARLEDGNGIDVCRDLRSAHPEIGCLILTSYDDDDALFAAIMAGAAGYLLKQIRGTDLVGAIRTIAAGRSLLDPAVTQRVLTRLREGPAEDRKLATLGERERQILVLIAEGLTNRQIAGRIHLSEKTVKNYVSAILEKLELSSRTQAAVYATRIEK